The sequence below is a genomic window from Lycium ferocissimum isolate CSIRO_LF1 chromosome 9, AGI_CSIRO_Lferr_CH_V1, whole genome shotgun sequence.
TTGATTTTAGAATAAACGAAAAGTGTCACACAAATAAGATATAGAgagtaattttttctttatgGAATATGACTTTCAGCCTGCTCAGAAATGTAATGATTGGAGGAGTGTCAAATGGGAAGTTTGATTAATTTAGGTAAGTCAAATTAAACTGAATCAATAAAAAGGTTATTGTCCAATCTTGCTCGAAAGTTAGTTAAGTTGTGCTCAGATAGGTTGGGTCAAGATACCTAAATAACGGTCATACAAAGTTCAATTCGTGCAACTCTTTGGTGGAATACAAGCATAAATAGCGGAAGGAAATAGCCAGGATCGAACTTGCATataatatagacaacacataatcaagattttaatcaaacataaaatcagtacttatctcttgaagagtGACCTGCAAATCGAACCTTAATGCATCCACGCGATCTTCCTTCAGTTCCACGGTTTGCAGTCTTCTTCTATTAAACTAGGTATTCTATGAACAAGAATACCTGAGTGGCGAGTATTACGGCTAGGAAAAGGTGTCTCTCTTAGGGCAGAAAAACATTCTATATATAGCCACGTTCTAGGGTGTAAACCCTGGTTCAAAACGTCTGGGCTTGCTTTCCCCACAAGAATATTATTTTCCAAGTACAAGAATAATTAGGCATAGCAAGGACCACATATTTAATAACGAGACTTCCAATTGTGGCATTAATTcgaaatatgaatgaattaatcctaccacaataaattataatttattccactaaaaaactGTAACTGCACTCTTCAGTTTAATTTCGAAATTATACAtcaaaacttatttaactccaccatgttaagattacagataccaatcaattaaattaaattactgacaatttaattcattgactaattaaATCCTTTTTACTTTCActtaacttatatcatgtgacagatacaaaatccacctgcATGATTTTCACATGATGACATGAGACTtttaagcatccataaaggggtatcGTCAATCTCAAGTCGAGACATgaattctatcaactaattattatttcacaaatgtattttgctattatccaatttaccaggaatacatagacccgcaattgagccgtaccttttaataaattaaaataatgaccaaatcacattgatcataatattcatatcaagattaagagtatagaACATTTAATGAGCTAGAGAgattgttttatatattcagtacaaaaacacttatctctacttggtgtTGTGATCGAAGTAACAGGGCGTCATGAGGAAGCCTACAATTGCAAACCTTGAACGGCGCGGCGATAAATCAGAGGACAAAGAAAGGTATACTAAAGACGCATAATACTTTGATATTATTTGGTTAATTGGTCTACataaaaaactaatataaaagaaagcataaaaacttatgagagaaaaatctccccttaaacaaaactctttaatgatctacattgtggatgctattgtgttCTGTTGTATGAGAGggattcttcaatttatagaggtTTAAAaccttttcctccaagaaaaaGACCAGCCAAATATGGaacataattatatttttccttcagGAAAAGTAAAGCAATTATGGTTATACTTTGACTTTCGTTTCAATACACGCAAAATGTATTAGCACAAGAAGTTGAAATAAGCTCATTCCCATAATcaagataaattatattttattctcGTGCTACAATCATAACGATAGCTTTGTCAAATtttcatcttagattgtgaacataaactttatacttataagaaccaaGGATTTAATCTTATGTACATAAGCTAACTCTacacactaaatcatctactatagaAGTAAACaacacacatactagtacatgatctatttaactctattaaaaattgaataaataattattttataataaatactatatccaaacacatggttaatagtatatatccaacaatctcccacttcgacttttaaccatgacaatTATTAGAATATACCATATCTAAATGCATGGTTAATGGTATATACTCCAACACTCTTATAAAGTTTTAGATTTCTTAcgtatttgtttttcttttgacttgtataattatcaaacaaaacaaatattatttgtttcttcttctttattataGCTACATAATATatcaaacacaaaaaatataattttttttaacaaggtTTCTCATGAGTgagatttaagttatatactaaGTCCAATCGATTCAATTTGAGCTTGTCAATATAGGCAGAGTTAATAAATAAACGGGTCACTAACCCGCCAAACCAGCTTGAACGAATTAGGCGAAATCATATTTTAATAAACTAATTTGACACTCCCATAAAAGGCAGTACCTTAGGTTATTTTATGATGAACTACGTAGTGAATGGCGTACGTCCTACATTTAACTATACAATAAGCATGAGTCCCATGAACGACCAAGGGTAGTTCGGTAAACTCACCTTGtacaaaatttatttaactATACAATAAGCATCGTATTTTCTCACAAATTCTCCACGCACCTAGAACGTTCTCCTTTCAGGTGTGCTTCTTTTCCGTACTATTTCTCTTGCTCCTTTGGTAGTTCTAGAAGAATCAattcttttctcttttgttcCAGATTTTCAAGGACGGATCTTTGCTTTCTCATCTGAGTGTTGCATTTTGGTAAGTTTATCTGAAAGTGCATTCACATTTTCTTAGGTTATGATAATTTTTTCGATAATCTCTAAAAAATTCCCGTTCGTATGTGAATTTTTGAGGTCTAATTAGTTTTTTCTATTCTGACTTCATGATTAGGATCTAAATATCTGACTCTGTCCTTTAGAATGATGTACGTGCTGCATATTATGGTCCTTGActattgtcttttttttttctttttttttttatataaatatcaatCTGCCTGCTGTAATTTGTGAGATGTAGTCCTCAGATCAAACTTCTTTGCACCTTCTTTACATCCTATTCTAGTTAGTACTTAGCTAGATGTAATTTCTTTATTTGACTAGCAGTAAAAATGTTTACATTATTTTCAATTGCAACCAGTGGAAATTAAACTATAGCACAAATTAATAGGGACAATCCTACAACGCATGTTGggcgcaatttttttttcttatgacTGAAATAAATGAATTGCATCAACATTTTAGTACTGAACAAATTCACTTAATTGGTACGACATGACGCTTCATCATTAATCATTTTTGAAACCAAGTCAAATCTCAACAATTATGACGTTTCACGACCTCAACAGACCTCTAATATCTCGGATAAGTTTCCACTTCTCAATCACTAAAACTTAAAAGGTGATTTATTGAAATAGATTCTTTACTCTTTTCTGAATATTTTTAGTtcattataatttattttttttcactttttcacttAATTGATGGGATAGTTAGCATCCACACAACTTTGATTTCACTGCCAAGCAAATGGATCTTTTTATACTTCTCATATCTTCGAAATCTCCTGTCAAGacaaaaagattaagaaattaAAGTACAAAACGAATAAACAAGACGAAGCTGTCCTGTCACAATTCGTTGAGTTTCTAAGCACCTATTGCGCAGCTTATGcataaaaataacaaacaaacaaatagCATGTTGCATCAAGttgttttcattaaaatttCATAACCCAAGCTACTACCATTTATAATTGAACAAGAATCTATGGTTTACTTTGAATATATGAACAAGCTAAGTATCAAAATATCTATTCCCTTTGATTATGGATTGCAAAATAAAAAGTTAATGGAAATCTTTTAATGAACATATCCAATGATCACCTCGCAGTACCATCTTTGACCATAAATTTTCAATATTTGcggtgattttttttattttcatatactGGCCATGCACGAACTACGATTTATCAATACCACGCATATTATAATgctaaaaatataaagaaaattaattgcTAAAAAACTCATTGCCACATGGTGCTTTCTAGTACTGACTTCGCTAGTATTCAACTAGTTGCACAAATACGTGCATTGTTGACAACCACGTTTTTTAGATTCTCTTTTTTCCAATAAAACGGAATTAAATCATTGACTTGAAGTGGTGAACCTTAATGAGATATTTTTAGGTTTGAATTTTGCATACTTAACGAAGGAGCACTATATTTGCATCCCAACTCTATGTTTTACCTGCTTTTAATAAGGATGTTCGCTTGACGAGTCGACGTTCAAGAACTTTAGCAGCCAGAACAATTCCAATTTGTAGTAACTCTTTTAACTCCACTCTCGTTTAATTTTAATAAACGTATCCATAttagcaacaacaaaaaaaggaaggagCATGATGTACTTAAATGTCTCATTATTGCACGACCCGGTGCTTCAATGGCTCGAAAAGACGACCAACTCGTCTAACTTTTAGTGATGTTATTTCAAAACCAGGTTGTATACCGTTTTAGTTTGCAACACTTACTATCTTTGGAAGGAGATTGATGTGTGTGCGGATGAAGTATAGCATTGAtagctaaaaagaaaaatacaactatataaaaagTGTAGCAATACTCTTAATGGTATGAGGCCTTTTGGGAAAAATCGTCCAGGTTTGATCCGAAACGGACAATATCAAACCATATTAAAAGTATATTTGGGTTGGTTTAACCCAACAACTGGTATTAGAACCAATTACGAGATAGGTATGGAATTGGCAGAGTTGGTGGAGTGGGTCCGACTTACTGCCTTTGTCCTTCTACTGGCCGATTTACTACCTTTACGGCTTTACCCGTAGCTTTAAATTGGAGACACATACGCAAAAAAGAAGCCAGTAATGTGGGTGGCACAAAGTTATTCTCTATTCAATAGGAGCCTATgtttattttttgggaaaactacgtatatatacatgttaaagagaaatatttacgaaacttgacaatagttttccttatttaccaaacataacgatattttacgaaacatgacggattttcatatatttttcgttttttaattttattttcagaaaataattttaaaaaaaaataattttattaaaaaaaaactattttaaacttcttttttttttttttgctcaaaggcttaaaaaattacctcaaattattgtgtatgaaatgtgtatgtgtaagcgaaatttttaatatggtttttcatacacaaaatgtgaatgaaattctaagtctttaGCGAGATAtgcacatttcataccattctcatacataaaattttgagcgtaatgtttaagccttgatcgaaatatacacatttcattcgtttttcatacacaaaatttgagcgaattttttaagccttgagcaagatatacacgtttcatacacaaaaatttaagcgattattttaagtcttgaatgttgtatacaatgttattgtagttgtattaattttagagaaatctaatatgaactttatacacgaaaatgtgagcgaaattctaagccttgagcgagatataacgttcatactgttttcatacatacaattttgaggtgattttttaagcctcgaacgagatatacacatgtcatacagttttcataccattttcatacactatattttgagcaaactttttaagccttgagcgagatatacacatttcatacataaattttttagcgaaaaaaataaaaaacatttaatttttttttttttaaattttaaaaaaagggtttgtaatgttatgttttgtaaatagaaaactatATTATAGTaggtaaaaaaaattctctctctaaaaAGTTAAACATAGCCGTTAAACAAAAGTTCCGTTACCACCGAAGATCTCTTCCACCAAATCGATGGGGTCGCCGACAGGTGACCCTCAGTCGACCGCACAGATACAACCCCCCTATTCCAAGAACAACCAATTTTCAAGGAGCCCATAGTAGGTAGTTCATATCTTTTGCCACTCTATCGGAACCTCCAATCTTTACAAATCGAAATGACCCAAATCAAATAATTGCAAGAAGAACGACTCACAACGGGATGCCAGCCTTGGTATTCAGACATCGACATTACCATGGGGTAATGACAAATCCTTGCAGATGGACAATTGTTGGAAGATTCATAAAATCAAGACCCCAAATTGATACGATTAGGTCAAAATTTAATGAGAAATTCGCTATGAAGGGCTCTgtcaaaattggggtttttgataatttcaacatttttttgaCCTTCAACAACGAAGAAGACTTTAATGGCATTCTATATAAGAGAGTGATTGAGATCGAAGGTTTTCAAATACGCCGCAAAAATGGACTCCTAACTTCAAGCCTGAGGAGGATCTACCGATTGAGCCAGTGTGGGTTTTGTTACCAGGTTTGCCTTTTCATATGCACACATGGCATTATACTAAACAAATTGTTGCTGCGGTAGGTACGCCTATCGAAATTGATATGGCGACTAAAACGATGAATAGACCAAGTATGGCTAAGATCCGTGTTGAAATTGATTTAATGAAGCCTTTAATTCATAATGTCTGGATTGGTACTGAGGATGACAATGAACCTCTTAAAGGTTACGTTCAAAAaattgaatatgaaaatattccTAAGTATTGTAAGCATTGTAAGAAATTAGGACACAATCTGATGGAATGTCGTGTGttggaaaggaaaaaagaaaatgaaaagaaagaagtggaAAGGATGAAACAACACACCAACCCAAAAGAGGATGTGCTTAAAACGGATGGAAAAGAAAATGGTCCAAATGGGAAAAATGAGGTGCAGAACAGAGGAAGAGATCAAAGATCCCTGCCAGACCAGTTCAGAAATAGACCAAGGGGTAAAAGTGAGCCTCCTAAAGTTTTTAAGCCTACGGGTGCTGTATTTGGGATTGATAAGCCTATGCCAATATCTGGGAAAAAACAGAATGAAAAGAATGCTGAGAAAGGTATGAGTGCTGAGCATCAATTGGGTGGGATGGAGCAAAGGAACCAAGATGACTCTATTCGGGAAGAGACTAAGGAACAGCTTGATCAGAATAAGGAGAGTCTACAAAAAGAAATAGAATCTCAAGGAATTCCAAAAGAGAAGGTTGACAGTCTTGATAACACTGGGAAAGATCAGCAAGAAGATCAACCTATGAGGCAGACTGTTTTGATCAATAATCCAAATGAACTCACGGTTGATTTGTTCGAAGGTAAATGGCTGGAATTTGGGAACAAGAAATCGAAAAGCAGATCAGGGAAGAAGGGAAGAAGCCCAAGACAAAAGGGGAGCAATGAAAAAGATAGTATCATGATTACCCAAAATAGCTTTGATGAACTTATGCAGGAAGATGAAAATTTCAGTGATAACAAAAATGAGGGAGATACTAGCAAAACAACAGAAGAAAGAATCAATGCCAAGGAGACTAACATAGATGAAAACGATGAATGGGCTGATAAAGAGTCTTCCGAGGAAGAGAATACATCAGATAGCTCTGAAGATATGGAAAGTGAAAGTGACGAAGAAGAGGAATCAGACAGCGAACAGGAAGAGCAGCAGAAGCAAATAGAAAAACGTGATATGCCAGCTAAGAATAATAAGTTTTCTATGAAAGAACAGAGTGGGGAAAAGGAAGTGAATCAAAATGTACCTCCTAAGACAAGGAGACAAATGAAGAAATCACAAGATCATTCcaaaagaattttaaatgatCAAGATTCTTAATTGGAATATTAGAGGCATGAAATCCCATGCATCTACAGAAAGGGTAAAGTTTTTAATCGCTTCACATAGAATTCAACTTATTGCTATACAAGAGCCTTTCATAAAGGAAGACAAAATTGAAAGATACAAAAAGGAgatgaatatgcatgaatgctTTTCCAACTGCAGTAACAAAATTTGGGTTTTCTGGGCTACGAGCATTAAATgctctatttatactaatgaGGAACAGATGGTCACTTGTAAGATTATTGATAATGATAAGGAGTTATATTTTTCAATAGTCTATGCCAAATCTTCTAGGAAAGGAAGGGAAGAATTATGGAACCATATGAGAATCTTTGCCTCTACTATTAATGCACCCTGGGCAGTTGCAGGAGATTTTAATAGTATTCTTGATGCTGAAGAAAAAATTGGGGGAAATCCCCATAGACTAAGCAAGAGTATTCCATTCATGGAATGCCTCAGTGATTGTGGTTTAAGAGATAGTGGATATACGGGGCATGTTTTTACCTGGTGCaatgagagaaaagaaaagaatgtaatCTGGAAAAGGTTAGATAGAATGGTGCATAATGAAGAATGGGATGATCTTTTCTCAAGTACTAATGTACAACATCTTCCTAGAATTGGATCAGACCATTGTCCCATATATATTACTATGGATAATCCTCAAAATTCATTTGTCAAGTATTTTAGATTCCTTAACTTCTGGGTTGAATGTGAAGGCTTCCAGGAAGTTGTCAAATCTAGTTGGAAATCTAATACAAAAGGTAATATCTTTTGGGAAGtccaacaaaaattaaagaacactAGTTCTGCTCTTAGTTTTTGGTCTAAGAATACAGTTGgagatatttttatgaatacTCATGACATGGAAAACAGAATTTGTGAGCTTGAACAAAAATATATTGACAGTATGGACTCTCATGATAGAATGCAGCTGAATAAAGCCAAAGCTGAACTGATTTCTCATCATAAGAAAGTGAATGAGTTTTGGAAACAAAAGGCAAATTTGAAATGGAACCTCGAAGGGGATGAAAATACCAAATATTTTCACTCCATggtaaaaggaagaagaaatcaCCTCCATGTCCACAGAATTCTAGAAAATGATGTATGGGTGGAAGGAGAAGATGAGATTGGGACTGCAGCAGAGAAATTCTATAGGAATTTGTTCTCTCAACAGGGACAATGTATTGATATGAGCATAATGGACCAGATTCCTAAGAATATTAATGATATGGACAATCAGATGCTTCTAAACAGTCCtaatgaagaagaaattttCAAAGCGGTTATGGACATCAACCCAAATAGCTCCCCAGGTCCAGATGGGTTCAGTGgcttattttttcagaaaacttgGGAGATTATTGGGAAGGATATTACTGATCTAGTGCAGGCAGTTTTCAACGGAGATCAGCTTACAAGATACTACACTAACACCTGCCTAATTCTTATCCCTAAAGTGGATGAACCTCAGAATTTTTCAGAATTTAGGCCTATTAGTTTAAGCAATGTTACTCAGAAGATCATATCAAAAGTTTTAAACTGCAGGCTTGCTTCTCTGTTACCTAAAATAATTTCTTCCAACCAAAGTGGTTTTATAAAAGGAAGAGCTATTGGAGAAAATGTTCTACTGGCACAGGAAATGATTCATGATATGAAGCAGAACAATAAAGGGGGAAACGTTGTATTCAAAATAGATATGAATAAAGCCTATGATAGGATCTCTTGGCACTTTATCTTATTTGCAATGAGGAGAATGGGATTTGACGAAAGGTGGATTCATATCATCTGGAATCTATTATCCAACATGTGGTATACAGTGGTCATAAATGGAAAAAGACATGGATTCTTCAAATCAGAAAGAGGAGTTAAACAGGGAGACCCTATTTCACCTTCTTTAGTTATTATTGCATCTGAATGTTTATCTTCTcttctaaataatttatataataaGAGGGAGTTTAATGGTTTTAGTATGAATGCAATTGGTCCTAAGgtaaatcatttagcttatgcAGATGACTTGATAATTTTCTGTTCAGGGAAATCTCATACCTTGAACCTTGTTATGGACTGTCTAAAAAGATATGAAGAAAACTCTGGTCAGCTAATAAACAGGAATAAGAGTTGCTTTGTTATGAAGGAAGATACCTCCTCCAAAAGAATTAGAATAGTATCTGATATTTTACAGGTTAGAAGAGAAGTATTTCCCATAACTTACTTGGGTTGTCCTTTGTTTGCAGGAAGGAAAAGAATTCAATACTTTGCTACAATGGCTACTAAGATCCTGAAAAGAATGAATTCCTGGCAAAGCAAGCAACTTTCTACTGGAGGAAGGATTATACTAATAAAGCATGTTCTAAGTGCCATGCCTGTGCACTTATTATCTATATCTCAGCCCCCCAAAACCATTTTAAAGCAGATGGAAGGGATGTTTGCCAACTTTTTATGGGGAAATTATAATGGGAAACCCAAATTTCACTGGGTGGCATGGCACAAAATGTGCTTTCCAAAGGAGGAAGGGGGAATAGGAGTGAGATCTTTGCAAGATATTACGAAACCTTTGGAGCTAAATTATGGTGGCAATTTAGAACCAAAGACAATATTTGGACACAGTTCATGAAAGCCAAATATTCAAAAAGAATTCACTCAATGGCTAGAAAATGGAGTTATAGGCACTCTCATACTTGGAGAAGGCTATGGAAGATAAAAGATAAGGTGGATCATTATATTTTATGGAGGATCAACAATGGTAGCAGCAACTTCTGGTGGGACAACTGGTCAGGTCTTGGTAATTTGAGCCAATTTGGGCAAGCAACTACGTCTATCAAAGTCAAGGTTTCTGAATTTATTGATGGGGATCAATGGAATATGAGCAAAATTAGACAGAAACTTCCTTCAAACATCGCTAACTCAATCAAAGAAGTGCAGATTCATACATCCTTAGAAGATGATCATCCTATATGGACAAATAGCAATAATGGAATATTCAGTTGCAAGACtgcatgggaaatattgagaaaaaaaCAGATGGTTACCATAGCCAACAAAATGACCTGGCACAAGAATCTCCCTTTCAAAACAGCTTTTTTTCTGTGGAAATTAATGAGGCATTGTGTGGCTGTTGATACCAACTTAATCAGATTCAAAGTTCATCTCCCTTCAAGATGTTCTTGTTGTATCAACCCGAAACAAGAGGAGGAGGAGCATTTTGTTTCACAAAGGTATGATTGCTCAACAATTATGGATATACTATAATAGAATTTTTGGAATTTTGCAGGGAAATGGATGCTTAAGACAACAAATAATCTCATGGTGGATAACTAAGGCTGGAAATCCATTACAGAAACTGCTACTACAAATTCTTCCAGGGACTATTATTTGGCAGATTTGGAAATCAAGATGCAAGCAGAAATACGAGAACAAAAAGATGGAtttaaacaacatcatatacaacatcaatacacAAGTTGCAATGATAGTTCACAAGCAGTACACGATGATCAGTCCATACCTGAAAGGAGAAgaattatttcagatgaaggaTAAAGTTACACAGAAGATTAATCACATAATGGTGAAATGGGAAAGGCCTAAGGTTGGATTTGTAAAACTGAATTCTGATGGTTGTACAAAAGGAAATCCAGGGCCTAGTGGAGCTGGGGGCGTCATTAGAAATGAGCAAGGAAATTTAGTTACTGCTTATGGGAAATTCCTTGGCCATATTACTAATAATATGGCAGAAGTTTTAGCTGTTGAAATTGGAATTGCTTGGTGTAAGGACAATGGATACAGCAGGCTGGAAATTGAGGTTGACTCAAAAATGCTAGTGGATTGGATAAAAGAAACTACAGATGTTCCGTGGAATGCTTGGGATTCCATTATGCGATCAAAGGCGATGCTTGAGAAAATGGAGGAATGGAGCATAATACACTGTTTTAGAGAAGGGAACAAAGTAGCTGATGTATTAGCTAATTGGGGATTACGATGCAACAACACAACGTGGATATCTCAGTTCCATCTGTTGCCAAAGGAAGCAAGAGGGGCGCTCAAAATGGACAAAATGAACTTCCCTTCCTTTAGGACCAAAATTATTAGAAACTCCTTCTCTCTGAATAGGAGCATGTATAGAACTTACACTTTTGATGTCCCttgaagcttgatcttgatAGAAAATCAACTCTTTTTTGAAAGCTGATTAGAAATCCTACTTTTGCTATAATTGGAGTCTGTTCCAATTAAGTAGGTACAGGGAGTGTTCACTCCTTGGCTGTGTATATTATCCTTTTGATTAATGAAATGCATCCACTCGTGAAGATGGatgaattaaacaaaaaaaaatagaaaactatTGTCACGTTTCgaaaatatttctccttaatatgtatatatacgtaattTACTTTTCATCAATACCAGCGAAGTCAATATTAGAAGCATAATGTGGAGTATCAGGAAGAACAATATCCTTTAGGTCAAAATGTGAATACAAATATTAAGCTTTCTTTATACTTTTTGCACTATAATATGTCTGATATATAGATCGTGGCCAGTCTATGGAAATCCAAAAAATCACCGCAAAATATTGACAATTTATCGTCAAAAATGCTAATGCGAAGTTATCATTGGATATGTTCATTAtaatattttcatttatttcgaAATCCATAATCACAGGAATAGATATTTTTTATACTTGTTCGTATAATCAAAGTAAACCATAGATTCTCGTATTTTGATTCACGGGTTTGAAAATTATGGCCTTAACTATTAAATTGTAGCTTAAATATTGCAAATTTAATGAAAGCAACTTGATGCACTGTGTATGCTAGtatttgtttgttgttttaGGCATAAGCTGCCAATAGGTGCCTAGAAATTCAACGAACTGTCAGCACAGCTctttattatttattcattttgtactttaatttcttaattttttgacATTGAAAGGAGATTCCAAAGATGCGATAAGCACAAAATAACCGATTTGCGTGGTAATTAAATCAAAGTGTGGACGTAACGATCAATCAATTAAGCGAAAAGTGGTAAATATTATATTAAGATTATCTCAaatgtaattaatttaatttggaGTGCTATGTCATATTTTCGATATAAATACTCcatatgtttcaatttatgtgaccaCATGACCCACTCAATAGGATTGGTGGCCTAGAGTCAAACTTTAAAAAGAGGTCTAAAGTTTATTTAATAAAACTAGCTTCTCCGTGCGAGATACGTGCGTCCCATGCCTCGTACATGCATCCCGTGTCAGTTATCCAAAGTTGAATGACGACTTTTATGTGACagaaatataaaaataacttttgtgTGATAAACTTTGAAGTtgccattttaaaaaataatttacaccTTGAGGTGGCGTGAACCTTTTATTTCATCAAGGAATGTACAAAACAAGAAACAAAGGTTAAGAATAACCTTTGAAGCAGAGCATTTACAAAATGCATATGCTCACTTGTGGTACATTATAGTGATTCATCTCTCTAAGCAAATAATTAGCTAGGCTCCTAAAAATTAAATTGTACAAAGATGTTCTTACTTTGTTTATGTCTGATTGATGTCATGTTTGCCTTGTCAAGAATATATGTCCCTACCACATTTTTAGGAAGATCGTTGAACTCAAAAAATTGTCCATTTTGTTTTTTGATGCTTCATTTTGCTAGCGTGTCCGCGACTTGATTAGCTTTTCTTttaacaatattatataatatgatTTGTCTAAGAAAGCATCTATTTAATATGATCTATGGAGTCTTGAAGTTGTCATGCTATCTTCATATTGCCCTTAGCGCATATTGGCAATAACAAAGGAATTACAAAAGATTATGTTTTGAAAACCACGAGAAATACCCTATTGCACTCTTAATTTAGCCACAAGTACCTCTGCTAAATTGCTGCTTTCCTTGTCCTAATTTTTAGCAGATGTCGAGA
It includes:
- the LOC132069447 gene encoding eukaryotic translation initiation factor 5B-like, which translates into the protein MHTWHYTKQIVAAVGTPIEIDMATKTMNRPSMAKIRVEIDLMKPLIHNVWIGTEDDNEPLKGYVQKIEYENIPKYCKHCKKLGHNLMECRVLERKKENEKKEVERMKQHTNPKEDVLKTDGKENGPNGKNEVQNRGRDQRSLPDQFRNRPRGKSEPPKVFKPTGAVFGIDKPMPISGKKQNEKNAEKGMSAEHQLGGMEQRNQDDSIREETKEQLDQNKESLQKEIESQGIPKEKVDSLDNTGKDQQEDQPMRQTVLINNPNELTVDLFEGKWLEFGNKKSKSRSGKKGRSPRQKGSNEKDSIMITQNSFDELMQEDENFSDNKNEGDTSKTTEERINAKETNIDENDEWADKESSEEENTSDSSEDMESESDEEEESDSEQEEQQKQIEKRDMPAKNNKFSMKEQSGEKEVNQNVPPKTRRQMKKSQDHSKRILNDQDS